The DNA window AGCCGGCAAACATGCCCTGCATATTCACACCTTTGGCGATCTCAGCGATGGTTGCAAGTCCACAGGTGGCCAGTTTCCCAATAACTTTGTAAGCTCCATTGGAAatgatttttcattttatgtgATTTAATTAAGTCTTTGGACTTGTACAGCTCGGTAATGTGGACACAAAGGATGATGGCAGCATCTCGGCGGTCTTTCAGAGCATTTACCTGCAATTGTTTGGCATCAATGGGATCGTTGGGCGTTCCATAGTGATACACAGCAAGGCAATCGATCTGAATACTGCCCTAAATGCAGAGGTATTTTCCTCCTCCCTGCAAGCCATGCCAAATCCCGTGGCCTATCAGAACGAGGAGAATTCACTGGGTGCTGCCATCGCCTGCGGGGTTATAAGTATTATGAGCACAGCCGCCAGTTCATCAGGTATGGCAACAGCTGCACCAGCAGCACCGGCAATGGAAAACCCAGAGATTTAACTTGTAATTATATCatgcttttaataaataatttttagttACTCAATTGAGGCTTTGATCAGAGTCAGTGATCAGTGTCCAATCATCTTGTTTTACTATCTGTTCACCTAAATCTGTATGCTTCATTGCGAGCtcaaacatttttcatatttttcggcataattgttttgaatttttattagtctCGAATACATTTAtggtattttaatatttatttgaattacAGCTAGAGTCTCATAAGTGGCCAAACTGTTGGGCTGTTTCACCTTCCACGCGTTTCCTGATCGCTCAATATTTTCGAGCTTATCAAATTCAGCTCAGCTTTAATGGCCATTACGTGCGGCGCATGCGCAAAGGTCTGGGTCGCCCAATGGGCCAAAACTTTCTTCGTCGGCTGCCCGCGAATCGAGTGGCCAGTTGCCCGTGGCGGTTCACGATGTCCAAACGCGAAAGTAAAAGATTTGCCAGCCTGGTGCTGATAGTACTACTGCTTTTCGGTTTAAACCAGGCTCGATGTGAGTCCTCCAAGGACGATTTCCCGCAGGCCAAGTTCGAATGGCCCTCGTTTGCCTGGATGCGAAATAAGACCACAAAGGTGACGCCCGCGTTGGATTTGAAGAACGACTACAGCCAAATGGAGTTGGCCAATTTTGGGGACTTTGATCGTCATCCCTGCAGAAGAGTTTGCCAGCAGGGTCAATCGCAGAACTGCTACTACCAACTGGTGGTGCACAATTACCAGCGACTTGGACCGGAGTGCCAGAGATGCCAGTTCGATGAGAGGGCCTGTGCCTCGGAGCATTGTATTTATGGCGATGGAGTGGCTAATCCAGTGATGGCTGTTAATCGCATGGTTCCAGGACCTTCCATAGAGCTATGCGAAAACGATACTGTCGTCGTGGATGTGTTGAACTATCTAAGTGAGCCAACAACGATGCACTGGCATGGAGTGCATATGCATAGAACTCCCGAAATGGATGGAGCACCCTTCATTACACAGTATCCTTTGCAGCCCGGTGAGGTTCAGCGCTACGAATTCCAGGTGGATCGAAGTGGTTCGTTGTGGTACCACAGCCATGTGGGTTGGCAGCGGGGATTCGGAGTGGCTGGTCCCTTGGTAGTGCGCCAAACGCGTCAGGAAAATCAGCATTCGCAGCTTTACGATTACGATTTAGTGGAGCACACCCTTATGATCCAGGATATCTTTTACGAATACAACCTGCAGGATGTGCGGAATATTCTGGTGAACGGAAAGGGCCGCAATCATCTTAGCCAATTGCCCGACAATGATAACCGTCATCGGTATGAACGACTTCGAGTTACTCCAGGCTATCGCTATAGGATTCGAGTTATCCTGAACGGAATAGCCAATTGTCCTGTGGAATTCTCCATCGAACAGCACAGGCTCTTGATGATCAGCACCGATGGTAATGATATTGAACCCGTGCTGGCAGATGGCTTCTTTTTGACCTCCGCGGAgcgttttgattttgttttggaaGCTAATCAGTACAAGAAAAACTATTGGATCAGGATCAAAGGCTATGAGCAGTGTGAGAATCGAAATATTTATCAAGGAGCTGTGCTCAGTTACCGTGGATCTGCTCGCTCTGAGTTGCCACAAGGTGATATTCTGGAAAAGCCGAGTAGCAGGGCTGCAGAGGAGGATCTAATCTTGATCAACGACTTCCGATATAAGCCCGCAAATTCCACCCCCATATCCTCACTTCGTCAATCCTTAGATAAGGATAACAATGTTGGTACCGTGGCCTTACGATCCGTGGATCCTGTGCCCTGGAGTCGTTACACCAAGTTCCTGACTCATTACTCCAGTTTTGGTTCGAGAACAGCGCCAAACGGAGAGATACTCTTTCAAATCAGCGATATTTCGTACAATTCGCCGGGAATATCACTGCTGCAGGGCAGGCATCTCTACCAGGACGATGGATACTTCTGCAACAAGAGCTCCCTGGCCGCAGAAGGACGAAATTGTGAACGTGAGCTTTGCGAGTGTGTTAATGTGATGAGGCTTCCGGCCTATCGTCCTCTGGAGATGGTTgtagccaattatttggacaCCACACATCCCTTCCACATACACGGCTTTACATTCCGTTTGGTGGGACAGGGAGTGCTGGGTAATGTCAACGATCTGCGCAATGTGAGTAGAGATTATAGAATTACGAAGAGTCTTCTCAAAATACGTTATCCTTGTTCTGTCCTTATAGATTCAGGAGCTGGATCGCAGAGGACGTCTTCCTCGTTTATCGGATGATAGCGCTGCCGTGGCCAAGGATACTGTGCAAATTCCTGGACAGGGATACATAATAGTTCGATTCATCTCAAACAATCCTGGATTTTGGCTATATCATTGCCATGTTGAAGCACACGCCGTCCAAGGAATGGTGGCGGTGCTGAAGATCGGTGAGGATCACCAGATGAAAAACATTCCGGCACGTGTGCGCTGTTgagtatttgtttttaatataatcATTTCCCCCACTTAAAATGCCCACTTTATGTATCTGGGTGACCTGATTTGCCAAATAGTGTTTAAAGATTATTTATatcaatttttttattaactaaTTATTCAACAAATAAATTGGTGATTATAGTTACTGATTGCACTTCCGTTTTTTATCTGTGACCCCCTTATGTTCCAGTTGACCATATAAATGGTTTACTTTATGCATATTATACTTATAAGTTATACACACAAATGCTTGTTAATTCAAGAACTAATCGCCTTGCCTTAACTTATCTGCCAGAGGCACTTAAAAATGTATTGATAATCTACATGGAGAATTTACCCCCATCAAATGGGCGCGTTGTTTTTGGCCTAATGGCCATTTATAGATTTAAAGAGCGGTAGTTGTATATTTTACGACCTCTACATGTACTGGGGAAAATTGGTTTTTGATTACAAAAGTCGGCTGACATCTATCGAAttataatttgcatttgaatgaAGTGAGTACCAAGTGGGAAGTATAAATGTGATAAAGCTTTCCAACAATAAAGTGAGTCCACTTGGAGATGTCTATGTTGCATCCGTTAAAGATAAGATTGGATTGGATTTCATTAGATTTACATAGTATTAACTTTTGGTAACTTATAAACTAAACTAACTGTCGGAGGTTGTACGGTAAGAAATCTTTAGAGCAGAAAAGTGTCAAAAGTGTCGACTGTACACTCGAAAATTCGACAAAATGGTTTATTTTGGTATAAGCCGATTAACACAAGGAGCTAAATAGGTTCTAAACTCGAGAGGAAATCCACAATGTGCATCATCTCCAGGGATATATGGATTCTTAATTTAGTATTCGATAAAGTTTATGATGTTCCGACCACTTGAGTTTATTCCATTTTAATTGGCTTATGTAGTTGATCGGCTCGTATCAAATTAAGTACTTAACTAAAGTGCCCGACTAAAGTGTTTATAAGGGAGTGGTTATCAGAGAATGTTCACCAGTTGAGCCGCAAAATGTATAGATCACACATCGCTGTCTTTTGTGCCTTAGTGGGCATATTCCTGGGGCCAGTTGTCCAGTCTGCTCCTTTTTCGAACGATCCTGCAGAGGTCTCCAATTTTTATGAATTGTTCAATAACCCCGATGCACACTTATCCTTTATAAATGGTTCCGATACGGTATGTTTAACTCACCTTTCTTAAGattattgtattaaataaGTGCTCCCTGCAGATTCATTTCATCGAGGAACATGGTTATCC is part of the Drosophila sechellia strain sech25 chromosome 3R, ASM438219v1, whole genome shotgun sequence genome and encodes:
- the LOC6616985 gene encoding laccase-3, with amino-acid sequence MRKGLGRPMGQNFLRRLPANRVASCPWRFTMSKRESKRFASLVLIVLLLFGLNQARCESSKDDFPQAKFEWPSFAWMRNKTTKVTPALDLKNDYSQMELANFGDFDRHPCRRVCQQGQSQNCYYQLVVHNYQRLGPECQRCQFDERACASEHCIYGDGVANPVMAVNRMVPGPSIELCENDTVVVDVLNYLSEPTTMHWHGVHMHRTPEMDGAPFITQYPLQPGEVQRYEFQVDRSGSLWYHSHVGWQRGFGVAGPLVVRQTRQENQHSQLYDYDLVEHTLMIQDIFYEYNLQDVRNILVNGKGRNHLSQLPDNDNRHRYERLRVTPGYRYRIRVILNGIANCPVEFSIEQHRLLMISTDGNDIEPVLADGFFLTSAERFDFVLEANQYKKNYWIRIKGYEQCENRNIYQGAVLSYRGSARSELPQGDILEKPSSRAAEEDLILINDFRYKPANSTPISSLRQSLDKDNNVGTVALRSVDPVPWSRYTKFLTHYSSFGSRTAPNGEILFQISDISYNSPGISLLQGRHLYQDDGYFCNKSSLAAEGRNCERELCECVNVMRLPAYRPLEMVVANYLDTTHPFHIHGFTFRLVGQGVLGNVNDLRNIQELDRRGRLPRLSDDSAAVAKDTVQIPGQGYIIVRFISNNPGFWLYHCHVEAHAVQGMVAVLKIGEDHQMKNIPARVRC
- the LOC6616984 gene encoding superoxide dismutase [Cu-Zn], chloroplastic isoform X2; amino-acid sequence: MLIKLILALVIGYGGIFAPGSAQNLLDRLRPVNMTRFDDGIKVVSGTKVKRYERLTVPLGGPVGIPGAAGLLGPLLPPQPAYLGYTYLVPQWQAGAKLMGDGEGAGVAGMISFVQLPYNSDIKVTINVTGLPAGKHALHIHTFGDLSDGCKSTGGQFPNNFLGNVDTKDDGSISAVFQSIYLQLFGINGIVGRSIVIHSKAIDLNTALNAEVFSSSLQAMPNPVAYQNEENSLGAAIACGVISIMSTAASSSGMATAAPAAPAMENPEI
- the LOC6616984 gene encoding uncharacterized protein LOC6616984 isoform X1; protein product: MLIKLILALVIGYGGIFAPGSAQNLLDRLRPVNMTRFDDGIKVVSGTKVKRYERLTVPLGGPVGIPGAAGLLGPLLPPQPAYLGYTYQLVPQWQAGAKLMGDGEGAGVAGMISFVQLPYNSDIKVTINVTGLPAGKHALHIHTFGDLSDGCKSTGGQFPNNFLGNVDTKDDGSISAVFQSIYLQLFGINGIVGRSIVIHSKAIDLNTALNAEVFSSSLQAMPNPVAYQNEENSLGAAIACGVISIMSTAASSSGMATAAPAAPAMENPEI